The Diaphorobacter ruginosibacter genome contains a region encoding:
- a CDS encoding amidohydrolase has translation MSDVEPDVIFHNARITTLDRSRPVASAVAVKDGRFVAVGSDEEVLRLASGPTRRIDLRGRSVLPGLTDNHTHVIRGGLNYNLELRWDGVRSLADAMDMLRRQVACTPAPQWVRVVGGFTEHQFVEKRLPTLEEINAVAPDTPVFLLHLYDRALLNAAALRAVGYTRDTPQPPGGEIVRDGSGNPVGLLLAKPNATILYATLAKGPKLPFEYQLNSTRHFMRELNRLGVTGVIDAGGGSQNYPEDYEVIRKLDEDRQITVRLAYNLFTQKPKQEKEDFLKWTSQVTYKQGNDYFRHNGAGEMLVYSAADFEDFRQPRPDMPSSMEADLEGVVQVLVQNRWPWRLHATYDETISRALDVFEKVDRETPIGGLHWFFDHAETISDRSIDRIAALGGGIAVQHRMAYQGEYFIERYGARAAEATPPVKRMLEKGVKVSAGTDATRVASYNPWVSLSWMITGKTVGGTRLYPERNLLDRETALRMWTENVAWFSNEVGQRGQIREGQFADMIVPDRDYFSIPEDDISFLTSDLTVVGGRIVYGAGDFATLDDNPLPPAMPDWSPVRRYGGFAAWGDPEGAGRNSLHPARYQAIASCTCASGCGMHGHDHASAWASSVPASDLKGFFGALGCSCWM, from the coding sequence ATGTCCGATGTAGAGCCCGACGTCATCTTCCACAACGCACGCATCACCACACTGGACCGCAGCAGACCCGTCGCCAGCGCGGTGGCGGTAAAGGATGGCCGGTTCGTTGCCGTCGGCAGCGACGAGGAAGTCCTGCGGCTGGCCTCCGGCCCCACGCGCCGGATCGACCTGAGGGGCCGCAGCGTGCTGCCCGGTCTCACCGACAACCACACGCATGTGATCCGCGGCGGCCTCAACTACAACCTGGAATTGCGCTGGGATGGCGTGCGGTCGCTGGCGGATGCGATGGACATGCTGCGTCGCCAGGTCGCCTGCACGCCTGCCCCGCAATGGGTGCGCGTGGTGGGCGGCTTCACCGAGCACCAGTTCGTGGAGAAGCGCCTGCCCACGCTGGAGGAAATCAACGCCGTGGCCCCCGATACCCCTGTCTTCCTGCTCCATCTCTACGACCGCGCATTGCTCAATGCGGCGGCGTTGCGTGCGGTCGGCTACACCAGGGACACGCCACAGCCACCGGGTGGCGAGATCGTGCGTGACGGCAGTGGCAACCCCGTCGGCCTGCTGCTGGCCAAACCGAATGCGACGATCCTGTATGCGACGCTCGCCAAGGGACCGAAGCTGCCCTTCGAATACCAGCTCAACTCCACGCGCCATTTCATGCGCGAGCTGAACCGCCTTGGCGTGACCGGCGTGATCGATGCGGGCGGCGGATCGCAGAACTACCCCGAGGACTACGAGGTCATCCGGAAGCTGGACGAGGACAGACAGATCACCGTGCGCCTGGCCTACAACCTGTTCACCCAAAAGCCCAAGCAGGAAAAGGAGGACTTCCTGAAATGGACCTCGCAAGTCACCTACAAGCAGGGCAACGACTATTTCCGCCACAACGGCGCGGGCGAGATGCTGGTGTACTCGGCCGCTGATTTCGAGGATTTCCGGCAGCCGCGCCCGGACATGCCCTCCAGCATGGAAGCCGATCTCGAGGGCGTGGTGCAGGTGCTTGTGCAGAATCGCTGGCCATGGCGTCTTCATGCAACGTATGACGAAACCATCTCGCGCGCGCTCGACGTGTTCGAGAAGGTGGACAGGGAAACTCCGATCGGAGGCCTCCATTGGTTCTTCGATCACGCGGAAACCATTTCCGACCGATCGATCGACCGCATCGCTGCGCTGGGTGGCGGCATCGCCGTGCAACACCGCATGGCCTACCAGGGCGAATACTTCATCGAACGCTATGGCGCTCGTGCAGCCGAGGCCACTCCGCCCGTCAAGCGCATGCTCGAAAAAGGCGTGAAGGTGTCCGCAGGCACGGATGCCACGCGCGTCGCCTCGTACAACCCATGGGTCTCGTTGTCGTGGATGATCACCGGCAAGACCGTCGGCGGCACGCGGCTCTATCCGGAGCGCAACCTGCTCGACCGTGAGACCGCACTGCGCATGTGGACCGAGAACGTTGCGTGGTTCTCCAACGAGGTGGGCCAGCGCGGGCAGATCCGCGAGGGCCAGTTCGCCGACATGATCGTTCCCGATCGCGACTACTTCTCCATCCCCGAGGACGACATCTCCTTCCTCACCTCCGACCTCACAGTGGTGGGCGGACGCATCGTCTACGGCGCGGGCGATTTCGCCACGCTTGACGACAACCCGCTGCCCCCTGCCATGCCCGACTGGTCGCCTGTGCGTCGCTACGGTGGTTTCGCGGCATGGGGAGATCCGGAGGGCGCCGGCAGGAACTCGCTGCACCCGGCACGCTATCAGGCGATCGCCTCGTGCACATGCGCCAGCGGCTGCGGCATGCATGGCCATGACCACGCGAGCGCGTGGGCGTCCAGCGTCCCGGCCTCGGATCTCAAGGGCTTCTTCGGCGCCCTGGGCTGCTCGTGCTGGATGTGA
- a CDS encoding YoaK family protein — MNTGNPQPTTLTGLLGFNAGYVDTVGFLALNGLFTAHVTGNFVTLGASLINGTSGALSKLMALPVFCLFVMLARLASNALAGRGAATPMRWLITAKTLLLLAAAAMMIGLGPFQDANALPAFVAGMLMVGAMAVQNAMQRIHLGSMPPSTLMTGNTTQVMINLADLLQGVQGETRASAMAQLHKMLPAIAIFALGCALGALAYYFFGMWCFAIPPAVSLLSACFARGA; from the coding sequence ATGAACACAGGAAATCCGCAGCCCACCACGCTTACCGGCCTTCTCGGCTTCAACGCGGGCTATGTCGACACGGTGGGCTTTCTCGCGCTCAATGGCCTGTTCACGGCCCACGTCACCGGAAACTTCGTCACGCTCGGCGCCTCGTTGATCAACGGTACATCCGGGGCATTGTCCAAGCTGATGGCGCTGCCGGTGTTCTGCCTGTTCGTGATGCTCGCGCGCCTCGCCAGCAACGCACTCGCGGGACGCGGCGCTGCCACGCCCATGCGCTGGCTCATCACGGCAAAGACGCTGCTTCTGCTCGCTGCCGCAGCGATGATGATCGGGCTCGGGCCTTTCCAGGACGCCAATGCCCTGCCCGCCTTCGTGGCCGGCATGCTCATGGTCGGAGCGATGGCGGTGCAGAACGCCATGCAGCGCATCCACCTGGGCAGCATGCCGCCGTCCACGCTCATGACCGGCAACACCACCCAGGTGATGATCAATCTGGCCGACCTGCTGCAGGGCGTGCAGGGAGAGACACGCGCCTCGGCCATGGCGCAACTGCACAAGATGCTGCCCGCCATCGCCATCTTTGCCCTGGGCTGTGCATTGGGCGCACTGGCCTACTACTTCTTCGGCATGTGGTGCTTTGCAATACCGCCTGCGGTGTCGCTGTTGAGCGCGTGCTTTGCGCGCGGGGCGTGA
- the arfB gene encoding alternative ribosome rescue aminoacyl-tRNA hydrolase ArfB, with protein MVVRVQVDEREVDIKAIRAQGAGGQNVNKVSSAVHLRFDVAASSLPDEIKERLLALSDQRLTQDGVIVIKAQQYRTQEANRLDALGRLQELVDSVAEVRRARRATKPTWSSRQRRLEGKSQRSGVKALRGKVRGAD; from the coding sequence ATGGTGGTGCGCGTGCAGGTCGACGAGCGCGAGGTGGACATCAAGGCCATTCGAGCGCAGGGGGCGGGCGGCCAGAACGTGAACAAGGTCTCGAGCGCCGTTCACCTGCGCTTTGACGTGGCGGCCTCGTCGCTGCCCGACGAGATCAAGGAGCGGCTGCTGGCGCTCAGCGACCAGCGGCTCACGCAGGACGGGGTCATCGTCATCAAGGCCCAGCAATACCGGACCCAGGAAGCCAACCGGCTCGATGCGCTGGGCCGCCTGCAGGAACTGGTGGACAGCGTGGCGGAGGTGCGCCGCGCCCGCCGCGCAACGAAGCCCACCTGGTCCTCGCGGCAACGGCGCCTCGAAGGCAAGTCGCAGCGTTCTGGCGTCAAGGCCCTGCGCGGCAAGGTGCGCGGAGCGGACTGA
- a CDS encoding alpha/beta fold hydrolase gives MRNETVAQLPLPERARSLVSEATVHRTPSGDGDVVWHVWGTLADGDRPLVLFHGGSGSWMHWIRNIRDLVAAGRQVWAVDLPGFGDSVAPPAGSDADAIIEPLCESFRALFGPCAVDLVGFSFGGMTAGMLLAAHPELARQLVLVGAPAMGVVPRRQFELKAWRHLPPEEQMNAHRFNLGALMLGDHSLIEGEALAVHVNNVVRDRMQRRRLAHTDILARSLPQVSCPVHAIYGANDSLYKEWISVLARAYEDAAPDFRGFELIADSGHWVQFERPEAFLRALLAALADGAD, from the coding sequence ATGCGCAATGAAACCGTGGCGCAACTGCCCCTGCCGGAACGCGCGCGCAGCCTTGTCTCCGAAGCGACGGTGCATCGCACGCCGAGCGGCGACGGCGATGTGGTCTGGCATGTGTGGGGCACGCTGGCGGACGGCGACCGGCCTCTGGTGCTCTTTCACGGCGGCAGCGGCAGCTGGATGCACTGGATCCGCAACATCCGGGATCTCGTGGCGGCCGGCCGCCAGGTGTGGGCCGTGGACTTGCCGGGCTTTGGCGACTCGGTGGCCCCGCCCGCGGGTAGCGATGCGGATGCCATCATCGAGCCGCTGTGCGAGAGCTTCCGCGCGCTGTTCGGCCCCTGTGCCGTCGACCTGGTGGGGTTTTCCTTCGGCGGCATGACCGCAGGGATGCTGCTTGCTGCGCACCCCGAACTGGCCCGCCAGCTGGTGCTGGTGGGCGCGCCTGCGATGGGCGTGGTGCCCAGGCGGCAGTTCGAGCTCAAGGCATGGCGCCACCTGCCTCCCGAGGAACAGATGAACGCGCACCGCTTCAACCTGGGCGCGCTGATGCTCGGCGATCACTCGCTGATCGAGGGCGAGGCGCTTGCCGTGCATGTGAACAACGTGGTGCGCGACCGCATGCAGCGCAGGCGTCTCGCGCACACCGACATTCTTGCCCGTTCATTGCCGCAGGTGAGCTGCCCTGTGCATGCAATCTATGGCGCCAACGATTCGCTCTACAAGGAGTGGATCAGCGTGCTCGCTCGGGCATATGAGGATGCGGCTCCCGATTTCAGGGGCTTCGAGCTGATTGCCGACAGCGGCCACTGGGTGCAGTTCGAGCGCCCCGAGGCCTTCCTCAGGGCCTTGCTCGCCGCGTTGGCGGACGGTGCCGACTGA
- the aroQ gene encoding type II 3-dehydroquinate dehydratase: MTQTVFVLNGPNLNLLGTREPAVYGSQTLADVERICAAACQRHGFGLVFRQSNHEGELVDWIHEAGRLHAAGSLRGLVLNAAAYTHTSVALLDAVKGTGVPMIELHISNVHAREAFRHHSFLSAAAKAVMCGFGVNGYGLAIDAMAGWTSA, from the coding sequence ATGACGCAAACCGTTTTTGTCCTCAACGGACCCAATCTGAACCTGCTCGGTACCCGGGAGCCGGCCGTCTACGGGTCGCAGACCCTGGCCGACGTGGAGCGGATCTGCGCGGCAGCCTGCCAGCGCCACGGGTTCGGGCTGGTCTTTCGCCAGAGCAATCATGAGGGCGAGCTGGTGGACTGGATTCACGAGGCCGGCCGCCTGCATGCCGCCGGTTCGCTGCGCGGCCTGGTCCTGAACGCGGCGGCCTATACCCATACCAGCGTGGCCCTGCTCGATGCCGTCAAGGGCACCGGCGTACCCATGATCGAGCTGCACATCAGCAATGTGCATGCGCGCGAGGCGTTCCGCCACCACTCGTTCCTGTCGGCGGCTGCCAAGGCCGTGATGTGCGGCTTTGGCGTAAACGGCTACGGCCTGGCCATCGATGCGATGGCGGGGTGGACGTCGGCGTGA
- a CDS encoding Lrp/AsnC ligand binding domain-containing protein, which yields MEIDRIDRKILHILQKDGRIANLKLAEEVALSPTAVLARVQRLTRDGYILGYEARLNPLLLGAGMLVFVEVLLDRTTPHVFEEFSAAVQTRPEIMECHMVAGGFDYLLKTRQADMEAYRRFAGEVLWQLPGVRETRTYAVMEEVKNSTHLHVHG from the coding sequence GTGGAAATAGATAGGATTGACAGAAAAATACTGCATATCCTTCAAAAGGATGGCCGTATCGCCAATCTCAAGCTCGCGGAAGAGGTCGCGCTGTCCCCGACCGCCGTGCTGGCGCGCGTGCAGCGGCTCACCCGCGACGGCTACATCCTGGGCTATGAGGCGCGGCTCAACCCGCTGTTGCTGGGCGCCGGCATGCTGGTGTTCGTGGAGGTGCTGCTCGACCGCACCACGCCCCATGTGTTCGAGGAGTTCAGCGCGGCGGTGCAGACGCGGCCCGAGATCATGGAGTGCCACATGGTGGCAGGCGGCTTCGACTACCTCCTCAAGACACGGCAGGCCGACATGGAGGCCTATCGCCGCTTCGCGGGCGAGGTGCTGTGGCAACTGCCCGGCGTGCGCGAAACCCGCACCTACGCCGTGATGGAGGAGGTCAAGAACTCCACCCACCTGCATGTCCATGGGTGA
- the putA gene encoding trifunctional transcriptional regulator/proline dehydrogenase/L-glutamate gamma-semialdehyde dehydrogenase, with amino-acid sequence MQPIAQTMTAPFAPRPQTDGALRENITAAYRIPEPQALAPLLDLARIPAEQQRQAHDLALQLAGTLRERKSDQGRAGLVQGLLQEFALSSQEGVALMCLAEALLRIPDSATRDALIRDKISHGEWDRHLGKSPSLFVNAATWGLLITGKLVSTHSEGGLKDALRRITARGGEPLIRKGVDMAMRMMGEQFVTGETIAEALKHAAPLEAEGFRYSYDMLGEAALTAEDAERYMQSYVDAINAIGKASNGRGVYEGPGISIKLSALHPRYSRAQHQRVMEELYPRVLRLADLACRYDIGLNIDAEEADRLELSLDLLERLCHEPSLAGFKGIGFVIQAYQKRCPFVIDFVIDLARRTQHRLMVRLVKGAYWDSEIKRAQVDGLADYPVYTRKSHTDVSYIACARKLLAAPDAIYPQFATHNAQTLATIFTMAEPATYQPGQYEFQCLHGMGEPLYEQVVGQAAKGKLGRPCRVYAPVGTHETLLAYLVRRLLENGANTSFVNRVADATLPLETLIENPVATVDADAKNEGGVALPHPRIPLPPALYGAARRNSAGIDLSSEFVLADIDAALRASAAQPHSATPMVGDRTAGHDGGGLVTAVTNPSDRSEIIGQVQEASASDVDAALRAAQAAQPAWAATAPSERADMLQRAADLLESELLPLVALTMREAGKTAANAVAEVREAVDFLRYYAAQARLLEQEAPGCVPLGPVTCISPWNFPLAIFMGQVCAALAAGNTVLAKPAEQTPLIAASAVRLLHRAGVPQAAVQLLPGRGETVGAQLVGDARVMGVMFTGSTEVARILQRNLAGRFDAHGQPIPLIAETGGQNALIVDSSALVEQVVVDVVSSAFDSAGQRCSALRVLCVQADVADRVGAMLCGAMQELHVGNPTRLAVDMGPVIDEDARATIESHIARMRGKGHDVYQSTVDDAEVAAGSFVKPTLITLNSISELGREVFGPVLHLVRYERENLEQLLDQINGTGYGLTQGLHTRIDETVARVVDRAQAGNVYVNRNIVGAVVGVQPFGGEGLSGTGPKAGGPLYMLRLMARRPDGAARAALAGTAAKTPDAGAQQALQAPLAALAEWAGAAGRQRVAQACAAHAQSACAGVLCTLPGPTGERNEYRVLPREQVLCIADSDDALLVQLSAVLAVGSRALWPAAAQALHAQLPQAVQQRIVLANDWTRDSVHFDAVLHAGNGTSLQQLCERVAQRPGAIVGVTHVADGDNVVLERLVLERALSINTAAAGGNASLMTLA; translated from the coding sequence ATGCAACCCATCGCTCAGACCATGACCGCCCCCTTCGCCCCGCGCCCGCAGACTGACGGCGCCTTGCGCGAGAACATCACCGCCGCGTACCGCATTCCCGAACCCCAGGCACTGGCGCCATTGCTCGACCTGGCACGCATCCCGGCCGAACAGCAGCGCCAGGCGCACGACCTGGCGCTGCAGCTGGCGGGCACGCTGCGCGAGCGCAAGTCCGACCAGGGGCGCGCCGGGCTGGTGCAGGGCCTGCTGCAGGAGTTCGCGCTGTCCTCGCAGGAGGGCGTTGCGCTGATGTGCCTGGCCGAAGCGCTGCTGCGCATTCCCGACAGCGCCACGCGCGATGCACTCATCCGCGACAAGATCAGCCATGGCGAGTGGGACCGCCATCTCGGCAAGAGCCCCTCGCTGTTCGTGAATGCCGCGACCTGGGGACTGCTGATCACCGGGAAACTGGTCAGCACGCACAGCGAAGGCGGTCTCAAGGACGCGCTGCGCCGCATCACGGCGCGTGGCGGCGAGCCGCTGATCCGCAAGGGCGTGGACATGGCCATGCGCATGATGGGCGAGCAGTTCGTGACCGGCGAGACCATTGCCGAGGCGCTCAAGCATGCCGCGCCACTGGAGGCCGAGGGCTTCCGCTATTCGTACGACATGCTGGGCGAGGCCGCACTGACGGCCGAGGATGCCGAGCGCTACATGCAGTCCTACGTGGATGCGATCAATGCCATTGGCAAGGCGTCGAACGGACGCGGCGTGTACGAAGGCCCCGGCATCTCGATCAAGCTCAGCGCACTGCACCCACGCTACAGCCGCGCGCAACACCAGCGCGTGATGGAAGAGCTCTATCCGCGCGTGCTGCGCCTTGCCGACCTGGCCTGCCGGTACGACATCGGCCTGAACATCGATGCCGAGGAGGCCGATCGCCTTGAACTCTCGCTCGACCTGCTGGAGCGCCTGTGCCACGAGCCCTCGCTCGCAGGCTTCAAGGGCATCGGCTTCGTGATCCAGGCCTACCAGAAACGCTGCCCGTTCGTCATCGATTTCGTGATCGATCTGGCACGTCGCACGCAGCACCGCCTGATGGTGCGCCTGGTCAAGGGCGCATACTGGGACAGCGAGATCAAGCGCGCGCAGGTCGACGGCCTCGCCGACTATCCGGTCTATACCCGCAAGTCACACACCGACGTGTCCTACATCGCCTGCGCGCGCAAGCTGCTGGCCGCGCCCGATGCGATCTACCCCCAGTTCGCCACGCACAACGCGCAGACGCTGGCCACCATCTTCACCATGGCGGAGCCGGCCACGTACCAGCCCGGCCAATATGAATTCCAGTGCCTGCACGGCATGGGCGAGCCGCTGTACGAGCAGGTGGTCGGCCAGGCCGCCAAGGGCAAGCTGGGCCGTCCCTGCCGCGTGTATGCGCCGGTGGGCACGCACGAGACACTGCTGGCCTACCTGGTGCGCCGCCTGCTGGAAAACGGCGCCAACACCTCGTTCGTGAACCGCGTGGCCGATGCCACGCTGCCGCTCGAGACACTGATCGAGAACCCGGTCGCCACGGTCGATGCGGACGCGAAGAACGAGGGCGGCGTCGCCCTGCCCCACCCGCGCATTCCCCTGCCGCCCGCGCTGTACGGTGCCGCTCGCCGCAACTCGGCGGGCATCGACCTGTCCAGCGAATTCGTGCTGGCCGACATCGATGCGGCACTGCGTGCCAGCGCGGCGCAGCCCCACAGTGCGACACCGATGGTCGGGGACAGGACGGCCGGCCACGATGGCGGCGGTCTGGTGACGGCCGTCACCAACCCCTCGGATCGCAGCGAGATCATCGGCCAGGTGCAGGAGGCATCGGCGAGTGATGTCGATGCCGCGCTGCGCGCAGCCCAGGCCGCACAGCCCGCATGGGCCGCCACGGCACCGTCCGAACGTGCGGACATGCTGCAGCGCGCGGCCGACCTGCTGGAATCCGAACTCCTGCCGCTGGTCGCCCTCACCATGCGCGAGGCCGGCAAGACGGCCGCCAACGCCGTGGCCGAAGTGCGCGAGGCGGTGGACTTCCTGCGCTACTACGCCGCGCAGGCACGGCTGCTGGAACAGGAGGCGCCGGGCTGCGTGCCGCTCGGGCCGGTCACCTGCATCAGCCCGTGGAATTTCCCGCTGGCCATCTTCATGGGCCAGGTGTGCGCCGCGCTGGCCGCGGGCAACACCGTGCTCGCCAAGCCGGCCGAGCAGACGCCGCTGATCGCTGCGAGCGCGGTGCGCCTCCTGCATCGCGCAGGCGTCCCGCAGGCTGCCGTGCAACTGCTGCCGGGCCGCGGTGAAACCGTGGGCGCGCAGCTGGTGGGCGATGCGCGCGTGATGGGCGTGATGTTCACCGGCTCCACCGAAGTTGCACGCATCCTGCAGCGCAACCTCGCGGGCCGCTTCGATGCGCACGGCCAGCCCATCCCGCTGATCGCGGAAACCGGAGGGCAGAACGCGCTGATCGTGGACTCCTCCGCGCTGGTCGAGCAGGTGGTGGTCGACGTGGTGTCCAGCGCCTTCGACAGCGCAGGCCAGCGCTGCTCTGCGCTGCGCGTGCTCTGCGTGCAGGCCGACGTGGCCGACCGCGTCGGCGCCATGCTGTGCGGGGCGATGCAGGAACTGCATGTCGGCAATCCGACCCGGCTGGCGGTGGACATGGGCCCGGTGATCGACGAGGACGCACGCGCCACCATCGAATCCCACATCGCGCGCATGCGCGGCAAGGGCCACGACGTCTACCAGTCCACGGTGGACGATGCGGAAGTCGCGGCAGGCAGCTTCGTCAAGCCCACGCTCATCACGCTGAACAGCATTTCCGAACTGGGCCGCGAGGTGTTCGGCCCGGTGCTGCACCTCGTGCGCTACGAGCGCGAGAACCTGGAGCAATTGCTCGACCAGATCAACGGCACGGGCTACGGCCTCACCCAGGGCCTGCATACCCGGATCGACGAGACCGTCGCCAGGGTGGTCGACCGCGCCCAGGCAGGCAATGTCTACGTGAACCGCAACATCGTGGGCGCCGTGGTCGGCGTACAGCCGTTCGGCGGAGAAGGCCTGTCCGGCACCGGCCCGAAGGCCGGAGGGCCGCTGTACATGCTGCGCCTGATGGCGCGTCGCCCCGATGGCGCGGCACGCGCAGCGCTTGCCGGTACCGCCGCGAAGACACCGGATGCCGGCGCGCAGCAGGCATTGCAGGCCCCGCTTGCAGCACTGGCCGAATGGGCGGGCGCTGCTGGTCGCCAGCGCGTGGCACAGGCATGTGCCGCGCATGCGCAATCGGCGTGCGCCGGCGTTCTCTGCACCCTGCCGGGCCCGACCGGCGAGCGCAACGAGTACCGCGTGCTGCCGCGCGAGCAGGTGCTGTGCATCGCCGACAGCGACGACGCCCTGCTGGTGCAGTTGAGCGCCGTGCTGGCGGTGGGGTCGCGGGCGCTGTGGCCCGCCGCGGCACAGGCGCTTCACGCGCAGCTGCCGCAAGCCGTGCAGCAGCGCATCGTGCTGGCCAACGACTGGACGCGCGACTCCGTCCATTTCGATGCCGTCCTCCATGCGGGCAACGGCACATCACTGCAGCAACTGTGCGAGCGCGTCGCCCAGCGCCCGGGCGCCATCGTCGGTGTCACGCATGTGGCCGACGGCGACAACGTCGTGCTGGAGAGGCTGGTGCTGGAGCGCGCACTCAGCATCAACACGGCGGCGGCCGGCGGCAACGCCAGCCTGATGACGCTGGCCTGA